GCCGAGCACCGCCGGGCGGTGACGGGCACGGTGGCGCGGTCGCTGGCGGGGGCTCGTGCGCGGGATCACCGGGCGCACCCGTCGCTCGACGCCGCTGTCCGCCACACCCGGACCACCACCCCGGCGAGCACGAGCGCCGCCGCGACGAACAGCGGCGCCACGAAGGCCGCACCGGTGGAGGCCAGCGAGGTGGACGACGCCGTCGGCGACACCGGTGGCCCCGCGACCGCGTCGTCCGCGCTCGCGGTCACCCCGAGCCCCACGGTCGCTCGGAGTCCCATGAGCCCGTCGTCGGCCGAGGCTCCCGCGGTGTCGGCGACGGCGAGCTCGACGAGCAGCCAGGTCGCACCGTCGCCGTCGGGATCGGAGACCGGCACACGGAGGGTGTCGGGCTCTCCCGGACCGACCGACAGGACCCGCTGCCCGCCGTCGCAGACCGGCACGGCATCGAGTCCTCGCCAGGGCCGCTCGCACGCCGACACGGCGACCCGGAGGCCGTCCGGGTGCTCGGCGAGCGCTCCGTCCCGACGGAGTTGCACCTCCGTCGCGATCAGCCCTGGTCGGTCGACACTGGTGCGCACCTGCCAGTGGACCGGTCGACCGGGCTGCAGCTCGGGTGCGCGCAGCGGGTACGGCGATGCCTCGAGCACGAGACCGCCCGGTACTCCGGTCTCGGGAACGACGTGCCACCCCGCTGCGACGGCCGCACCGCCGCTGGCGAGCCCGAGGACGGCGCAGATGACCGCTCCGGCCGCGGTGACTCCCGCACGAGCGCCCGCCGTACGACTCATGCTCGCGCTCCGGTGTCGTCGTCCCGAGCGGTCCGTCGTGCTGGCCAGAACGACCACACGACGAGCAGGCCGACCGTCGCCACCGCCAGCCCGCGGGCAACGGGGGTCGAGGACCACTGCAGCACGTGCCCGAGCCCGGGGGCGCTGGCGACGGTGAGCCGGGCCTCGCGGACGACCGAGGGATCACGGTCGATCGTGTCGTTCGCGTCGCCCCGCATCGTCAGCGACCTCGCCTCCGGGTCACCCGGCACCCGATCGACGGCGACCACGCGGTGGGTCACCGGCAGCTCGGATCCCGGTCGCGGGACCGTGACGACCTGCCCCGGTCGCACGTCAGCCGCTGCGATCCGCTCGGACACGACGACCGCCCCGGCGGGGATCGTCGGGCTCATCGACCCGGTGGTCACGACCACGAGCGACAGCCCCGTCGTCGTGGCGACGACCCACCACGCGACGCAGAGGACACCGACGACCCCCGCCACGGCGACGACGACGGCTCGCAGGCGGTGCAGCACGCCGCGACGGCGTGCAGCGGCGGTCGAAACCACTGCCGCGCTGTCCTGCACCGGAACGACCCCGGTCACCTCGAGGTGGCTGCGAACATCCATGCCGGCGCCGCGGTCCGTCCCTGCAGTGCGTCGAGCGCGACCCCGGCGGGCAGCGACGGCGTGGTCGGGAGCGACACCTCGAAGCAGTACGCCTGCTCCGAACCGGCGTCCGCCGCGAGCGCCTGGCTCGCGGCGGCTCCGGTCGACGCAAGGGACCCGTCGGCGATGACGGTGCCGGTGGTGAAGGCCGTCGCACCGCACGGGACGCCGTCGGCCGTCGTCGCGACGCGGACCTGCAGGGCTTGCCAGAGCAGCTCGCCGGGGTCGGAGGTCGTCACCCCGGTCGCGGTCTCCGCCGCCGCCATCCGCACGTCGCCCGCGATCGAGCCCGCCACCGTCCGGAGTCGGACACCGGCGTACGTCGCGTCGCCCGGCGAGAGCGCGATGCCGTCGAGGCCGAAGGTCATCTCCTGGCCGGGGTTCTCCTCGGCCTGCGTCCACCCGGAGTCGAGCGCCGCGGTGACGTTCTGCTCCACCTCGAAGGTGGAGGTCCCGATCCCCGGCCCTCCGGTCCCGTTCCCGCCGAACACCCACTCGGTGTCCGTCCACGACGCGAGCGTGTACCCGACCCCGCCGACGACGAGGGCGCCGCCGGCGACGAGCGCCGCGGCCCTGGTGCGCCGCGAAGCGGGCGCGCTGGACTGTCCTGACATCGTTGCTCCTGATCCGTGCACGCGGACGCCGGTGGTGGGCCGGTCCGACACGGCGGGAGCTGGTGAGGTCCCCCGTCGGCGGCTGTCCGCTCTTCTGGGGACATGCTGCCGGACCTCCG
The sequence above is drawn from the Curtobacterium sp. MR_MD2014 genome and encodes:
- a CDS encoding signal peptidase I; the protein is MVSTAAARRRGVLHRLRAVVVAVAGVVGVLCVAWWVVATTTGLSLVVVTTGSMSPTIPAGAVVVSERIAAADVRPGQVVTVPRPGSELPVTHRVVAVDRVPGDPEARSLTMRGDANDTIDRDPSVVREARLTVASAPGLGHVLQWSSTPVARGLAVATVGLLVVWSFWPARRTARDDDTGARA
- a CDS encoding acyl-CoA dehydrogenase — its product is MSGQSSAPASRRTRAAALVAGGALVVGGVGYTLASWTDTEWVFGGNGTGGPGIGTSTFEVEQNVTAALDSGWTQAEENPGQEMTFGLDGIALSPGDATYAGVRLRTVAGSIAGDVRMAAAETATGVTTSDPGELLWQALQVRVATTADGVPCGATAFTTGTVIADGSLASTGAAASQALAADAGSEQAYCFEVSLPTTPSLPAGVALDALQGRTAAPAWMFAATSR